One window from the genome of Oryza glaberrima chromosome 3, OglaRS2, whole genome shotgun sequence encodes:
- the LOC127768883 gene encoding uncharacterized protein LOC127768883 isoform X2 — MAKVALSSLLAVGGAAAFAVQPSKKTGSGLFRNRVITVRRPRISANLGGDGEVKPAGNKKKFITREEEPEQYWQAAGERKGENPMKTPLPYIIIFGMSTPFVILAIAFANGWIKVPVR; from the exons ATGGCTAAGGTAGCTCTCagctccctcctcgccgtcggtggcgccgccgccttcgccgttCAGCCGTCGAAGAAAACCGGCTCCGGTTTGTTTCGCAATCGCGTCATCACCGTCAGGCGGCCCAGGATTTCAGCCAATCTCG GTGGAGATGGGGAGGTGAAGCCTGCAGGTAACAAGAAGAAGTTCATCACCAGAGAAGAGGAGCCAGAGCA GTATTGGCAGGCGGCAGGGGAGAGGAAGGGCGAGAACCCGATGAAAACGCCGCTGCCCTACATCATCATCTTTGGCATGTCGACGCCCTTCGTCATCCTCGCCATCGCCTTCGCTAATGGCTGGATCAAGGTCCCCGTCCGGTGA
- the LOC127768883 gene encoding uncharacterized protein LOC127768883 isoform X1: MAKVALSSLLAVGGAAAFAVQPSKKTGSGLFRNRVITVRRPRISANLGTGGDGEVKPAGNKKKFITREEEPEQYWQAAGERKGENPMKTPLPYIIIFGMSTPFVILAIAFANGWIKVPVR; encoded by the exons ATGGCTAAGGTAGCTCTCagctccctcctcgccgtcggtggcgccgccgccttcgccgttCAGCCGTCGAAGAAAACCGGCTCCGGTTTGTTTCGCAATCGCGTCATCACCGTCAGGCGGCCCAGGATTTCAGCCAATCTCG GTACAGGTGGAGATGGGGAGGTGAAGCCTGCAGGTAACAAGAAGAAGTTCATCACCAGAGAAGAGGAGCCAGAGCA GTATTGGCAGGCGGCAGGGGAGAGGAAGGGCGAGAACCCGATGAAAACGCCGCTGCCCTACATCATCATCTTTGGCATGTCGACGCCCTTCGTCATCCTCGCCATCGCCTTCGCTAATGGCTGGATCAAGGTCCCCGTCCGGTGA